The Nymphaea colorata isolate Beijing-Zhang1983 chromosome 11, ASM883128v2, whole genome shotgun sequence genome includes the window CAGTTCGGTCCTTTGGTTACTCAGATTACACCTGTTATAGAAGCTTCACCTATGTATGCAATGGCAAGAACTGCTTCAGGTAATCTTTAATTTTGTACAAGAACAATTTACATAATCTTTTTCTGATTAGAAAAATTTAAACCTTCTGCCCAAGTGACATGGTGAAAACTGTGTGGTACTATATTATTTATTTCATGTCCTAGCACTTACTTCACCTATGTTTGCAATGGCAAGAACTGCTtcaggtgtttttttttttaaaggatggACAAGAACAATTTGCATAATCCATCAAAGCCTTTCGTTTCCCCCTTTCTTATTTGCCGTTAGTAGGTTTTAGAAACTTTTCCCATTGGAAAAATTTAAGCCTTTTGCCTAACTGACATACCAAAAGTTGTGTGGTACTATGTTATTCTTTTTTCATGTCCTAACTTCCTTCACAGTGATCTGCCACTAAGCTGAGGggataatttttgttttgaagacccacaatgttttttttgtattaatacTACCTACTGCACTTTTCTGGTGTTGGTGAGTAATCAGTGCTGGTAAAATGTTGTTTAATTTTCTCCATTTATGTAGATAAAATGAGAACTAGTCATGAGTAACTTTTTATGGACATGTGTGATGTACTATTCGTTTCTTCACATACTTTTTCGTATTGGTACTGCTTCCTccaatttcttctctttcctgtCTGTTTCTGCCAATACGACACTTCATACAGTAAAATCCTTCTGTAGGAGATGCATTGAAGACTCTCTTTGATACTGCTGCATCAATAATTGAAGAATATGACCGTGAAGCTGTGATTTCATTGACAAGATTCACTGAACAGTTGCCCCTGGTCATGAATCAGGTCATTTCGGggaaaatttcttttcatcttcagaTTGGATCTTTACCACTTGTGAAGTCACTAATCGTTTTCTGCTTGGGTTAATGTTTCTAGAATGTTATCACTGACATGATTCATTCTTTCTCAACTACAGGTGTATGAAGGGGTGTCAGAATTCAAGCCAACACCCTTTGAAAACCGTAATTTTGTCAAGAACAGTTACAATGTGCAGCAAACTTTACTGGTATAGTGTCTGTTTATTTGTCCAAAAGGCAGGTTGCTTGTGTTCAATGATTGGCATACTAAGGCCACATTTCATTGATAGGTTAAGTTCAACTTTGATTCTATCGATGAAACTGATATTATTGAAGAAATACTGAGGCCTCGTGTGAACAGTATGGGTGGGAGGTTGGAGAAGGTAATACTTAATGGAAGCCACGTCACACCATGTGCCCAGGTAATTGGTATTTTGCATTATATAGTTTCAATCTTAATATGGTAAAACGCTACTTATCAGTTATCTCCATCTGATGTTATGGATAGGTGAAGATCTATATGATTTTAAATGATGGCTGAAATGGTGAAGACATAGTCTATATGTAGAAGTCAATAGACATGCATGATGCTTATGTCTACAAAGTTGAGATATATTTCATGTTATGCAGAGGCTCATAAGAAATGCTTGTTTGCTATGTAAATTGTGAGTTATCATTCGATTTTAGGTGTTATTATATCTAATATTCTCGAATGAATTTATTGCAACTTCGAGACGTTAAGATGGTTGCATTTCTTTCGCTACACTTACGTTCTTGGAAAAGAAGCCATTTCTTAATCTTGATTATCTATGTTGTTCCTGCTATGAAATTTGATctgtttcattttctctaaTCACCTTAGGACATCAAGTGGCAAGTGGGTGACTTGTACACTCCAGCAGATGCGCTTGCTCAGGGTTTAAAATCTGCCTCTTTGAATGACACAAGAGTTCTTGCTAGGACTATATCCGATTGGTTTCGTGGTTTGGTTGGTAAATGAAGAGCCAGATGTCTCTTCCTCAATTTCCAGGCTTTCACATTTCATTATTTCAAGGCCCACCCTCATATACTTGCGAGGTGCTGTTCTGCTGTTTGTGAATATCGACAATATCGACACGAGGAGAAATTGGGTGTACTACTGACACAGAATGTCTGCTTAAAACAGTGTATGTGCAAGCAGCCAATAAGCGGGATGTGTTAATAAGGTGAATGCGACTTGCCAGTAATTTGTTGTATACCATTCCTTAAACAATTTTCACCAAAAGATAGAAAATGTGATGGAGCAAGATTTCTTTTGATCAGCGAGTCCGAGGAGTCCCCTGTTTGTACTGCTATATTCGCATTGTATGATTACAGAACTGTTTTAGGTGCGTGTTTCCTTTGTCCTGAATCCCTCCACTTCCCTTCATCATCATGGAGTGCACAATGCTGGATTACTTGTTCAAACCTGATCTATTCTCTAGCAATTTTGCAATGGCGACAATGACATCAACAGTCTCGACTAAGCAGTAGGTGTGATGATTGGATGACCCCTATGGACAGGTGGTCTCTGTTATAGTCGCTACGTCGACTCATATAAGTTCTAAGCTTCCGTTAAGGTCGACGGATCTCCAAGCAGTGTCTTTAATCAGGCGGACGTGCTAGTCCATGGTTAAACAAAATCATGGTCGGGATCAGCGAGGTAAGGTTGGGTTTGAACTGGAACTTGCACGTTTTTTCGAGTTGGTGAAGGCTTAACAGAGCAAATCGTTAGATGTAATAATTCCACTAGTCATTGGATGTTTACCTGATTTTTGACAAAAGTTTCCAGCACAATGCTCATCCAAGTCCGTGATTCCTAATGTAAAAGTAATCCATTTAAGGAAGTCCAAGTCCGAAGGAGACAATTCATAATTCCAGCAATAAACGTCAAAAGAATAAAGTCGATCAAGTTGAATATGTCCAAGCAAATCCCGATCCATTGGCACCTCTGACTGGAGCCTATACTGTTGACGGCGCATGTTTTGCTGCCTTTCGTTTAACAGCATCATCACAAAAGTAACAGTGATCGATAAGTAAATAATAAGTAATTCAATGAACAAAATTGTgactaactatatatataaaatcgcCCTTCCTTCTTGAGTGAGTAGGAGTATTTCATTCTTCTACCACCCAAAAAGAGAGCTGAATTCCATCtccattttcatgttcttcttcaaACCTCACTATCATGTGTTGGTCAGATCAGGGCCATTATACACGATAGATTTCATGTAAATTAACTCATAAtttgttcttttaaaaaaagatttatcATTTTCCCTTCTTGGAAAAGCTACATCTATCCATTTCTTAACTTGGAAGAAAAATCGTATGCATGGATCAGATTCTATAAAACCTCCAACTAACGACCATTTCACATATGTGGGTTTCAGTTTGGATTATATAAAAACGTGGAATGGCAAGGGTCGAGAGACTGGCATGAAGAAGATCATAAGCGTCGGGAGAGACAGATCCAGCTTAGGAGGATGGTCCAAACTCGTGGTTAGTCGCCCGATTGGAAAGAGAGGGAACATTTTCTCATGTCATGTGTTAGGCGCAGGCTCCTAAAGGATATCTCGAGTGTCAATGAAGTTAATCGGGTTGTACCCACCACTTAGTTCAAACCGTGGAAAGCAGACCAAACGGGTTGCCTTTCCGTTTCCGAAAGGaaagccctctctctctctcccccaccgTTTTGAATCCATCTTTATCCTGCTGTCATCGTCCTCGCCTTCCACCTTCCCCCATTTTCCGTGCTGGAAAAACAAACAAGCGAGACAACTAATAAACTAACAAACAAGTTCCATCGTCCCCTACTTGTACCCCTCCTCCTCCAATTCCACCCTTGCACGTCGGGTCGTGACCCTCTGACGCCAGGCTCGACCAGGCGTCCACGTTCTATAACGTGACAACCAAGAACCAAACACCTGTTTCATGCGCCACCACCATGGGGAGACCCTCTTTTCCCATGACTCTGCTTCGCACTTCTGCAGGTGCGCAGATCTCCATTCAGGCATGAAGGCAGCCTTCTCCACCTTTTCTTCTGGTATAGTTTCTGCTTCCTTTCATAAGAAGCTATTTTCTTGTATTCTACGGCTGTCTTAGTCTGTCATAAATTACACAGGCGAGTTGCACGGAATCCCTTCTTTAATCTCTGAACCGACATGGCAATTTGATCATACAGCATAATTAAGAGCTTTTAGGAATTTAGGATTTCTTATTCTTGTCAACTGAAGTTCCGTCACTCGTGAACAAAAGACACGCTTAAGGTGCATGTCTTGGCGAAATCTGGAGTGCATCatcccccaaaaaaaaaaaagtgattcaATTCTTAAACACTAGAAAAGGAAGTTGGTTAGGAATCCCGATTCCTGTACATCAGCCAAATTTCCTTGTTGCACGAATTTGCATGAACCTTGAGTTTAGAATCAGATAGGCCTTAtacattattttcttgattAACATCTTCTATTTTACGCAGAAGCTCCAGCTTTGCTTGAGTTAATCTTCCTGTAGTATTTTTCATGCAGCTAAACATTTCGTTCTTAATGAAACGCTTTCTACATGCGTGCTTCCTGCTCCTCACTATTTCTAACTTGAAACGCCTGCTTTTCGATCTCGGTTGCCGTATTGTTTGCTGCTTCCAGTTCCTGCCTGTTAACCATTATAGATCCAACGGATATATACTTCACTTGCGTTTCAATTGGATTCCACATTTCCTTCCAGGATTAAATACCAGTGGAATATGCTGTGAAAACAATCAGTGCATACTAGATTCGTTTATTTTCGTCATGATCACAACTCTGCGTGGATCTGATGCATTATGCAAATTTTCTATATGATCAGCCAGCAGCTAAGAGGAACAAAATAAAACTCGGAGCCAATTCATGGCTGCAAGGGTAAAGGATGTGGCAGCTGCAAGGAAAGGCGACGCAGCTTCTGCTAGTGCCTCTAGCCCTTCGGGCAAGGCCAGGAGCAATCCAGAGCCCACATCACAAAGTGGTACTGTTGATTCGGAGCTGGTGGATCCTATCACAGGGAAGCCTCTCCCTCACTACCTGAGGCCCACCATCAGCTCTTGCCATGATATCTGCAAGTATGGCAAGAGGCGAGCCGCCGCGGAGCGACGGGAGCAAGAGAAAACTATACGGCGCTTACCGAGCATAAAGTCAGTATCAACATCGCCATCTTCAAAACCATCAGCTGCTGCCCACAGAAGAAGCTCTTCGACGTCGACGAGCCCAAAGGACAGTACCGGCAAGGCTGTGGCAACTCCCTTCACTAGGACTGTGTCCTTCGGCAGAACTACGACCCCCAGAACCTCGCGACCGCGAGAGAGGCAGCCAATTTCCGCCATCTCCATTGTTACCACCAATGTCACTGCCACCACCACAACCACCAAGAAGCAGGAAACAGCAAAGCCGAACAAGAATgccaattcttcttcttctgacaGTACTGTTGCTAACACGGTGACCAAGGTCTCTGAATCATCAAGAGATCATGAGGTGgagaaaattgaagagaagaCCATGATACTAGAGGAATGCGATGGCTCACAAGAGGAGAAGCTAGAGCACGCGGTACCTTTGGAAGCCCTTGGCAGCATTCCGTCTAGTGAAGAGGAAAGCACCCCCGCCGCCGTTATCACCATCACCACCGCCGACGACGCTACCTTCATAATTTCTCCTTCCATGGACGAACCCGAGACTGCAGAACAAAAGGTGGCAATGCCCACAGAGGAGCAAACAGAGGAGCCAGAAATCTGCACCATCGGCATTCTAACTCCCCAGCTGTCCGTACAAGAAGGGCTCCCCGGCATAGACGAGTTGCAGGATGAAGATGTCGGAGAATCTGCAATAAACAACCAAGTAGATGATGATGCAGATGCAGAAGAAAATGCAGCTGGTGCTAAGAACGTCGACGACGTTGGAGAAATCCagggagaggaaaaagaagaaaatgtagaaGATCAGAAAGACGgtgaagaggagaaagagaagaaacaagaggaagaagaaatagaagagaaggaagagaatgACTCCTCTTATGATGAATATTCTGACAATCTTGACAGTGAGAACGACGACGAtagtgaggaagaaggagaagaagaactgAAAGATGGAAAACAAGCAACCAAAAGAGAGAAGACACCCAGAGGACAGGGAGAAGAAGGGCAAGAGGACACACCAAAGAAGCTCAGATTCCGTCGAGGAACCGTCCTATCGCGGGGAGCCGAAGAATGCGAGGACAAGCCAAAGAAGTTGCGATTCCGGCGGGGGCGAGTCATCGACGAGGAAGATAGTAAGGCACATAGCAGGAGAAGGAGGTTTAAACAAAGAGGAGAGGCAATGGACATGGATGGTGCTGCCAACGTTACAACAGCAGGATCAGGGAAGGCGGTGCTAAAGGCCAACGGAGGTCAGGAGAAGAAAGATGGTGCAGTGGTGTTCAATCAGGTGATTGAGGAGACAGCCAGCAAGCTGGTTGAGTCCAGAAAGAGCAAGGTAAGGGCCCTAGTTGGTGCATTTGAGACTGTTATCTCCATACATGAGACCGATGCTCAGAACAGCCAGGGCCATGCCCATGCTCATCCTGCTGCTTCTGCCAAGGAAGAGGAAATCTCCCATGGTCAGTAAcaaaaattgctaaaaaaaattatctgttcaaaaaggggaaaaaaaaaaaagaacgaaatCGGGCTTTCAAAGAAATGGCGTTATAATAATGTTAAATGGAAGTCCTGACGCCCAATTTCCATTCATGTGCACATAGAGGCTACAGAAGGTTTGAGGAAAACGGAAAAGAAGAGACTGTGCTTGTGATTTATGTGCTTAGGCTGTAGAATTATTGTATTTTACGTAAATGTTAAACTGTTGGTATTGATGTTATGCGTGGTACGTGAGAAAATGGAACTCTTAATTTGTACGCACCTACGTGTATGTAAGGTTATTGTCAGTTGTTCTCTTTTTTCCGGTTGAATTTCCGTATTGTGGAAGTGTTGGTTTCTACGTGCCGAGGAGTGTGTATGCATGGcagcacatacatatatactcCGTCTCCGTGTGCTTCAGGAAGATAGTTTTTTAGAAATTGGACCTTCGAAGTCTTGTTTTTCAAAACGCAAATGCACACATCCCGTGCATTCTGATTGAACAATAGCTGTGATAGCTTCCTTTTCTGAAGAGGGTGAAAATGGAGGATCATATTCCGTCAAACCCGTGGTTACACATCCTTCAGTTCAGGGTTCAGGTGAAAACAGTGGGGATCTCAAGATGTCTGGTTACCCTATGACATAATGATCAAACATTCTTGCAAGTAACAACGATATCAGATTTAAGTTAGATCACGAAAGTCACTCCCAATCACTGTTAATTTTACACAATATATTTAGACTAAAACATGTGGAAAGTGAACCAGTCGATGGGCCGCTTGGATATCCAAGCAACAACGTATTCTCAAACCAAACCTGGATTGGCATATTCTAATCATCCAATTAGATGCAAAAGAAGATAGGTGTCACTGCTTGTTACAGAATCATCCCCTGCTAGTGGTGCATAATCGGATCAGGAAGGTACATATACCTGAGCGATCTTACTGCCATTTGTAGGAGTAGGGTTGATTTCTCTCAGAACTAAGACGTCTACAAGAGGGTTCAGTTTTGAGTTTATTCTATACTTTGTTTGGGAAAACTgcattaaagacaaaaaaatcgTGACCCATCAACAGGCTCCATCACCTATTATGCATTCGCTTCCTCTTATCCATGTGCATGTCAAGAACAAATTAAAGAACAAGTCAAAGGCAAAAAAGAATAGTTGAATGGACAGATTCGTAGGCCATGTTCTAGGTACAAACGGTACTTAGAGGTCATTTGATTGTTGTTTATTGGGATAGTACACACAAGACGTTCTGTCCATCACTCTACTGTCATGTtctcatggacaatgatgtttcTTGTCCGtagtttgatgattttaagaacaaaacacTACGTTCCTCTTGTTTGACGTTTGTTTCGCATATGTCTGTTTTGTCTGTTCTGTTTTgcgtttgtttttgttttgttcgaTCTGTCCGTTCTTtaaatgtttgtttcttctagCATAGAAACTTTTTGAAGTTGAAGTGggaactttttgttttcctggttttgagaaaaataacttttccaAATCTGAGAAAACCACAGTTTGATAGGAAAATTTCCGCCCCTTTGAACAcgctctttttccattttcaccatcaagAACAATTTGAGTCAAAAGCAAAAGACCAACCATGGAATAAATGATCAGCAAATCAATTTCATTGCTCCAACAGGAAAAGGGCGAAAGGGAGCAAAATTccagtaggaaaaaaaaaagaaagaacagacaAATGTGACATTTCATAACAAACAAAGGCATCCATTCATTCTGTCCGGAGATTGGCTTAAGCCTTAAGGCCTTTATGTTAAAGAAAATAAGGTCATGAATCCAACACCAAGTGGCTAGAGTATTTCATAAAACGATCTATTTtttaaagcagattcataaagCAGTGGCAGTGTGTTACTGTGGAATGCCAACGGCCCCATAAGAACAACAGACAAGAGAACACGATGGATAACATCCAAATCTATACTGTGTTTTATGGTAAACCATGGAATAATTCTTTGGTTAGGGCTAGCTTGTTTCAAGTTAcaaaaactttaattaggtACTATTACTTTAGATGCTTCTCTTTGAGTAATCTAAGACAAGAACTAACTTACGTGCCTCAGTTTCAAGACAATATATGAAACGGTTAAACGGAAGGATTTGATTCTCTATCTTAAATATTCTTGCCTTGGCTTCGTTCACAATTTGACGGATCAAGATATAAGTATGTAGCAGCAGACTTTACCCTTTCTACCATTTGGGGtcggattcaaatttcagatctgCTACACGACGACAATTAAAGACATTGGATGGAACCCAAAGGCGCCGGAATAGAGGGCAGGGCCCTAGACGTCATGTCGGCAAAATATAGTCCAAATCATTGTGCAAGGCAAGTACACCAAACGAGCTTTGTTTGCTTCTCCAAGAACGTTTTCGCTTGAGTTTCTCTTCCAACTTGTGCTAAATTAAAAGAGACCCAAATTGAGACTTTCATGGCCTCAAAGTCGAAGCTCAACGCCCGAAACCTTTTGTACTTCAATCTCTCAACTCTTTAATACTACTGATGTGGGTTGTGGGTTTAGGCAGTAGTGGaggcagaatttttttttttttttttttctctaagtGGGTCAACTACAATTTTCATGcaggcttctttttttttttgagttgttACATAGTAAAatagtaaaattttatttttcaaaaagttagAAGGGGTTGGGCAGGGGGGAGTGTTTGGTTGCAAGTATATTACGTTTGTGGAGTGAAATGTTTTACATACATTCGCGGAGAATTGCATTTCATAAGATATA containing:
- the LOC116263564 gene encoding uncharacterized protein LOC116263564, giving the protein MAARVKDVAAARKGDAASASASSPSGKARSNPEPTSQSGTVDSELVDPITGKPLPHYLRPTISSCHDICKYGKRRAAAERREQEKTIRRLPSIKSVSTSPSSKPSAAAHRRSSSTSTSPKDSTGKAVATPFTRTVSFGRTTTPRTSRPRERQPISAISIVTTNVTATTTTTKKQETAKPNKNANSSSSDSTVANTVTKVSESSRDHEVEKIEEKTMILEECDGSQEEKLEHAVPLEALGSIPSSEEESTPAAVITITTADDATFIISPSMDEPETAEQKVAMPTEEQTEEPEICTIGILTPQLSVQEGLPGIDELQDEDVGESAINNQVDDDADAEENAAGAKNVDDVGEIQGEEKEENVEDQKDGEEEKEKKQEEEEIEEKEENDSSYDEYSDNLDSENDDDSEEEGEEELKDGKQATKREKTPRGQGEEGQEDTPKKLRFRRGTVLSRGAEECEDKPKKLRFRRGRVIDEEDSKAHSRRRRFKQRGEAMDMDGAANVTTAGSGKAVLKANGGQEKKDGAVVFNQVIEETASKLVESRKSKVRALVGAFETVISIHETDAQNSQGHAHAHPAASAKEEEISHGQ